The Novosphingobium sp. Gsoil 351 genome contains the following window.
CGGATCGGAGCCGGATCAGCAAGCAATCGCGGATCTTCAGTCGCAGGCCGGTGCTGGCCTGATCAGCCACAAGTACATTCCCAGATCGGGAGATTGGGCTGTCGCGGATGCCGACTACCTCACCCTGACCCCGCTGCCAGGCGCATCGAACCTCGCCGATCCGCAGCCGCAGCCGCTGGTAAGGGTCGGCGATGGCCAGATTCGGTTCAACCGCCCGACGTGGCAGGACATGCCCACGCAGTATCATATCATCCAGCGTCTCGCAGACCTCGAGCAGATTTCCCCGATGCGTGCCGTCGTGATGGAGGGAAAGACTTATGCCGATGCATTCGATCAGCACATCCTTGCCTAACGTCTCCGCGAACGCGCATCGCAGCCTCTTGCGTTGGGCTGCGGGTGGTTTTGTCTTCGCTGTTGCGCGCCAGTCGACGCGTTTCGCGGCGCCTCGGGTGGCACGTGCATCCACATCGGCGGGGCATGAAGGACATGGCGTTTACGGGCAGATGCTTGTGCGGCCAGGTAAGCTATTCGGCCTCGGCCGGGCCTGTTCTTTCGGCAATCTGCCACTGTCGGAACTGCCAGCGCCAGGGTGGGAGCGCTTTCTCGATAATCGTGGGAGTACCTGTCGGCGCCGTCACGGTGAATGGCCAACGCGCAGTCTTTGCCGACACAAGCGAAGCAGGGGGGACGATCGTTCGCAAGTTTTGTCCTCAGTGTGGTTCCCCGATGTTTTCGGACGCTTCCGCAATGCCTGAATTGAGATACATCAAAGCCGGCACTTTGGACGATGTTTCAACGTTTCAGCCGCAAATTGAGATTTGGAGGAGGAGCGCTCAACCGTGGCTCGAACTCGGCGGCGATCTTCCGAGATTTGACGAAAATCCGCCCCTGATTGGTCAATGACCGTGCGCAAGGGTGGCCAAGCGCCGGAGCCCGACCGCCGGCACACCAAGTATCTTCCTGGCGAGCAATCGGCGCTTCGACATGATTGCGGAAAAAATGGACTACGACAGGCGCATTGCCTGTTTGATGTGGAGGCGAACCGATGCCCGAATATCTGAAGCGCGGGGTTGATGCGGAGGCGAAGGCGGACGCGGACCGCAAGGTTCGCGATATTGTCGAGGCGACGCTGGCGGACATCGAGCGGCGTGGCGATGCGTCGGTGCGCGAACTGTCGGTGAAGTTCGACGGCTGGGACCGCGAGAGCTACGCGCTGACGAGCCGAGAGAAGCAGGACTGCCTCGACCAGCTTTCGGGTCAGGACTTGAAGGATATCGAGTTCGCGCAGGCGCAGGTGCGTAATTTCGCGAAGATCCAGCGCGCGAGCATGACCGACGTCGAAGTCGAGACGCTGCCGGGCGTGGTGCTGGGCCACAAGCACATCCCGGTGAGCGCGGCGGGCTGCTACGTGCCCGGCGGCAAGTATCCCTTGCTCGCTTCGGCGCACATGAGCGTGATCACCGCCAAGGTCGCCGGCGTGCCGCGGGTGATCACCTGCGCGCCGCCGTTCGGCGGCAAGCCCGCACCCGCGATCGTCGCGGCGCAGGTCATGGCCGGGGCCGACGAGATCTATGCGCTCGGCGGTATCCAGGCGATCGGGGCGATGGCGCTGGGGACCGAGAGCATCGCTCCGGTCGACATGCTGGTCGGTCCGGGCAACGCCTTCGTCGCCGAGGCCAAGCGCCAGCTGTTCGGCCGGGTGGGCATCGACCTGTTCGCCGGTCCGACCGAGACGCTGGTCATCGCCGACGAGATCGGCTGCGACGGCGAGCTGGCCGCGACCGACCTGCTTGGCCAGGCCGAACACGGTCCCGACAGCCCGGCGGTCCTGCTCACCACCAGCCGCAAGCTGGCGGAGGAGACGATGCGCGAAGTCGAGCGACTGCTGACGATCCTGCCCACCGCCGACATCGCGCGTCGCGCCTGGGAAAGCTTCGGCGAGGTCATCGTCGCCGAAGACGACGCCGAGATGGTCCGCATCGCCGACGCGCTCGCCTCCGAGCACGTCCAGGTGATGACCCGCGATCCCGACTGGTTCCTGAACCACATGACCAACTACGGCGCGCTGTTCCTGGGGCCGCGAACCAACGTCAGCTTCGGCGACAAGGTGATCGGCACCAACCACACGCTGCCGACGAAGAAGGCGGCGCGCTATACCGGGGGCTTGTGGGTCGGCAAGTTCATCAAGACCTGCACCTACCAGCGCGTCCTGACCGACGAGGCGTCGGCGATGATCGGGGAATACTGCAGCCGCCTGTGCGCGCTCGAAGGATTCGCCGGCCACGGCGAGCAGGCCAACATCCGCGTGCGGCGCTATGGCCATCGCGAGGTGGCTTATGCAGGCAAAGCCGAGCCGCTGCTGGCGACGGCGGACTGATGACTGCGCTGCCAGTCACGCCATCGTTCCGGCTCGACGGGCGCCGGGCGCTCGTCACCGGGGCGGGGCGGGGGATCGGCCTGGCGCTGGCCGCGGCGCTGGCCGAGGCGGGGGCCGAAGTGACACTCGTGGCGCGCTCGGGCGACGAGATCGAAGCCGGGGCGGCGGCGATCCGCAAGGCCGGCGGAAACGCCCGGGCGGCGGCGCTGGATGTCTCTAACCTCGCCGCGGTCGCCGATTTCTTCGCTGAGCGGCCCGCCTTCCACGTGCTCGTCAACAACGCCGGGACCAATCGGCCCAAGCCGATGACCGACGTCAGCGAGGCCGACTACGACGCGGTGCTCGATCTCAACCTCAAGAGCACGTTCTTCGTCACCCAGGCTTGCGCGCGGCGGATGCTGGCCGAGCGCAGCGGCGGTTCGCTGATCCACATCGGCAGCCAGATGGGGCATGTCGGCGGCCCAAATCGTTCGCTCTACTGCGCCTCGAAGTGGGCGCTCGAGGGCATGAGCAAGGCTCTCGCGCTCGATCTGGCGGCGCATGGCATCCGCTCCAACACGATCGCTCCGACGTTCATCGAAACCCCGATGACCAAGCCCTTCTTCGAAGACGCGGCATTCCGCTCTTCGGTGCTGGACAAGATCAAGCTGGGCCGGATCGGCAAGGTCGAAGACCTCATGGGCGCCGTGGTGTATCTCGCCGCCAATGCCAGCGCCATGGTCACCGGAACCAGCCTCATCGTCGATGGCGGATGGACCGCGGAATAGCGAAGTTCCTGGATGACCGGTACGCCCGGACAGGCACCTGGTTTCACTAGCGAATTGCTAGGCGCCGATGCGCTCCAGAAGAAGGTGCTTCTTCATCTTTCCTGTCGGCAGACGCGGGAGGTCATCGGCAAAAACAATGCGCTTGGGTACTTTGGCGCCTGACAGTTGCCCGCGAAGCCAAGTTCGAAGCTCTGCGGCAAATTCCGGGGTCGCTTGGCCAGAATTCACCAATTGGACGAAGGCGGTGACTATCTCTCCCATTTCGTCGTCGGGCACTCCGACTACTGCGGCGTCGGCTACGGTGGGGTGTGTGACCAGGAGATTTTCGATCTCCTGAGGATAGACGTTCACTCCGCCCGTGATGATCAGGAACGAGCTGCGATCGGTCAGATAGAGAAAGTCCTCAGAATCGAGATACCCCACGTCGCCGACGGTCGACCAGCCTTTGGCGTGATGAGCTGTTGCCGTACGTTCCGGATCGTTATGGTAGCTGAACCGCATGCCGCCGTCGGCATAGACAGTTCCGATGGTTCCCGCAGGAACCTCGTCACCAAAATCGTCGCAGATGCGCAGTGCTCCCGTCACGCAACGGCCGACCGAACCCGGGCGCTCAAGCCATTGCGGAGTGTCGATCATGGTCAGCACTGATTGCTCGCTGCTGCCAAAGTATTCCGAAACAATCGGGCCCAACCATTCGATGATGTTGCGCTTTACCTCGACCGGGCATGGTGCGGCGGCGTGAATGACTAGGTCGAGCGACGAGAGATCAAAGGCATGCCGCTGCTCATCTGGCAATTTCAACATGCGGACGAAGTGTGTCGGCACGAACTGCGCAACGTTGATCTGGTGCCGCTCTATGAGCTGCAGGGCCTGCACGGGTTCAAATCGTTCCATGAGTACGAGGGTTCCACCGAGGCGGATGACCGCAATTGCCCAAGCGTACGGCGCTGAGTGGTAAAGCGGCGCGGGGCAGAGATAGACCGTCTCGTCGCTAAGGCCGAACCTGGACGCGACACTCATGACGGCCTCGGAGACGCCGCCAACCCGCCCGACATCGGTGGCGTGATAGACGATGCCCTTGGGCTTGCCCGTGGTGCCGGACGAGTACAGCATCTCGCGCCCCGGCGCTTCATTGTCCGGGGGAGTATCCGGCTGGTTCGCGCAAAGGCTTTCCCAGGATTCGAGGCCCTCGATTTCGCCTCCAACGACGAACGTGCGCGGCAGGCCCGGCAGTGCAAGGAGCTCTTCGAACCTCTGTCTCACCGAGGTCGATACGATCAGCAGTCTCGAGCCGCTGTCTGCGACGATGAAGGCAACCTCGGTCGCGGTCAGCAGGGTGGATAACGGAACGACGACCAATCCGATCCTGAGGCCTGCCAGAGCGGTCGCCAAAAACTCGACACTGTTCTCGAGCTGAAAGGCGAACCGGTCGCTACCGACCAATCCGCATTGGCGAAGCGCATGCTCGCGTTTGTTGACGAGGTGTTCCAGTTCTCCATGGCTAGTTCGAGCACCCGATCCCAGGACGACTGCAGCCTTGTCCGGCGTTTTCGTTCCGAGAAGCGCGTAAGGTCTGTGCTTGTCCCCCGTCGGTCCTTCTCGCTCCATCACCTCTTCCTTCGAAAATTCGGGATTGACGGCATCGGATCACGCCGGCCGCGAAGACGCTGCGCCTCTAGGTCCGCTCGTAGATCGTCACCACGCACGCCCCGCCGAGGCCGAGATTGTGCTGCAAGGCATGCCTGACGTTTTCGACCTGACGCGGACCCGCCGTGCCGCGCAGCTGATGCGTGAGTTCATGGCACTGCGCGAGGCCGGTGGCGCCAAGCGGATGGCCTTTCGACAGTAGCCCGCCGGATGGGTTGGTGACGACGCGGCCGCCGTAGGTGTTATCGCCGTCGGCGATGAACTGCGAGGCTCCACCCTCGGGGCAAAGGTCCAGGTTTTCGTAGGTGATGACCTCGTTGTGCGCGAAGCAGTCATGAAGCTCGACGACGCGGAAGTCTTCGGGGCCGACACCCGCGGACTCGTAGGCCTCACGGCTGGCGCGCTTGGCCATGTCCTTGCCGACCAATTCGATCATGTCGTGCGCTTCGAGCGTGACGGGGCGATCCGTCGACATTGTCTGCGCGGCGATACGAACCCCCGGCACAAGGCCGTTTCGCTGCGCGAAGTCGCGCGAAACGAGAAGAGTAGCGGCCGCGCCGCACGTCGGCGGGCAGGCCATCGGCTTGGTCATGACGCCCGGCCAGATCACTGGCGCATCAAGAACCTCTTCCACTGTCATCACGTTCCTGAAGACGGACAGCGGGTTGCACGCGGCGTGGCGGCTGGCCTTGGCGCGTACTTTGGCAAAGTCCTCGAGGGTCGTGCCGTAGCGCTCCATGTGCGCTTTGCCTGCGCCCCCGAAATAGCGCAGCGCGAGCGGAAGGTCGACGTCGACAAGCGCGTCGCACTCACGGTCAAAGTCCGCAAATGG
Protein-coding sequences here:
- a CDS encoding GFA family protein, with product MAFTGRCLCGQVSYSASAGPVLSAICHCRNCQRQGGSAFSIIVGVPVGAVTVNGQRAVFADTSEAGGTIVRKFCPQCGSPMFSDASAMPELRYIKAGTLDDVSTFQPQIEIWRRSAQPWLELGGDLPRFDENPPLIGQ
- the hisD gene encoding histidinol dehydrogenase, whose translation is MPEYLKRGVDAEAKADADRKVRDIVEATLADIERRGDASVRELSVKFDGWDRESYALTSREKQDCLDQLSGQDLKDIEFAQAQVRNFAKIQRASMTDVEVETLPGVVLGHKHIPVSAAGCYVPGGKYPLLASAHMSVITAKVAGVPRVITCAPPFGGKPAPAIVAAQVMAGADEIYALGGIQAIGAMALGTESIAPVDMLVGPGNAFVAEAKRQLFGRVGIDLFAGPTETLVIADEIGCDGELAATDLLGQAEHGPDSPAVLLTTSRKLAEETMREVERLLTILPTADIARRAWESFGEVIVAEDDAEMVRIADALASEHVQVMTRDPDWFLNHMTNYGALFLGPRTNVSFGDKVIGTNHTLPTKKAARYTGGLWVGKFIKTCTYQRVLTDEASAMIGEYCSRLCALEGFAGHGEQANIRVRRYGHREVAYAGKAEPLLATAD
- a CDS encoding SDR family NAD(P)-dependent oxidoreductase: MTALPVTPSFRLDGRRALVTGAGRGIGLALAAALAEAGAEVTLVARSGDEIEAGAAAIRKAGGNARAAALDVSNLAAVADFFAERPAFHVLVNNAGTNRPKPMTDVSEADYDAVLDLNLKSTFFVTQACARRMLAERSGGSLIHIGSQMGHVGGPNRSLYCASKWALEGMSKALALDLAAHGIRSNTIAPTFIETPMTKPFFEDAAFRSSVLDKIKLGRIGKVEDLMGAVVYLAANASAMVTGTSLIVDGGWTAE
- a CDS encoding AMP-binding protein; this translates as MEREGPTGDKHRPYALLGTKTPDKAAVVLGSGARTSHGELEHLVNKREHALRQCGLVGSDRFAFQLENSVEFLATALAGLRIGLVVVPLSTLLTATEVAFIVADSGSRLLIVSTSVRQRFEELLALPGLPRTFVVGGEIEGLESWESLCANQPDTPPDNEAPGREMLYSSGTTGKPKGIVYHATDVGRVGGVSEAVMSVASRFGLSDETVYLCPAPLYHSAPYAWAIAVIRLGGTLVLMERFEPVQALQLIERHQINVAQFVPTHFVRMLKLPDEQRHAFDLSSLDLVIHAAAPCPVEVKRNIIEWLGPIVSEYFGSSEQSVLTMIDTPQWLERPGSVGRCVTGALRICDDFGDEVPAGTIGTVYADGGMRFSYHNDPERTATAHHAKGWSTVGDVGYLDSEDFLYLTDRSSFLIITGGVNVYPQEIENLLVTHPTVADAAVVGVPDDEMGEIVTAFVQLVNSGQATPEFAAELRTWLRGQLSGAKVPKRIVFADDLPRLPTGKMKKHLLLERIGA
- a CDS encoding lipid-transfer protein, with the protein product MDREVLVAGVGMIPFAKPGSSAPYDQMGSEAICLALADAGIGYDRIEQAYVGYVFGASCAGQRTVYRAGMTGIPIVNVNNNCSTGSTALFLARQAVESGAVECALAVGFEEMEPGALPSMFSNRVSPFADFDRECDALVDVDLPLALRYFGGAGKAHMERYGTTLEDFAKVRAKASRHAACNPLSVFRNVMTVEEVLDAPVIWPGVMTKPMACPPTCGAAATLLVSRDFAQRNGLVPGVRIAAQTMSTDRPVTLEAHDMIELVGKDMAKRASREAYESAGVGPEDFRVVELHDCFAHNEVITYENLDLCPEGGASQFIADGDNTYGGRVVTNPSGGLLSKGHPLGATGLAQCHELTHQLRGTAGPRQVENVRHALQHNLGLGGACVVTIYERT